In Taeniopygia guttata chromosome 14, bTaeGut7.mat, whole genome shotgun sequence, the genomic window GGAGCATCCCCCTGTGAGAGCACGCTGCTATTTTTAGTCGCCGAGTCCTTGTTGATGGTACAGCAGCGAAGGAGAGGGAGCAGcggaggagcagcagggctggatcgGCCCCGCGggatgagcagcagctgggaagcaAGGCCAGGGAAACAGGGGGCTCCTCACGCCCCACGGGGCTGGGGGTTGGGGGTCTTGGGGCTTACCCAGGGTCCCTGCCATGGATAGTCCTGGGCTGCCTTCAGAGGGCTCCAGATCCAGCCATGGCATGtccctgccaggcaggaggaaggggaggaaggggagaaggcagggaaggaagggagggatggagggatggatggatggatggatggatggatggatggatggatggatggatggatggatggatggatggatggatggatggatggatggatggatggatggatggagagagggagggagggagggatggaggaaggaaggaaaaggaaggaaggaaggaaggaaggaaggaaggaaggaaggaaggaaggaaggaaggaaggaaggaaggaaggaaggaaggaaggaaggaaggaaggaaggaaggaaggaaggaaggaaggaaggaaggaaggaaggaaggaaggaaggaaggaaggaaggaaggaaggaaggaaggaaggaaggaaggaaggaaggaaggaaggaaggaaggaaggaaggaaggaaggaaggaaggaaggaaggaaggaaggaaggaaggaaggaaggaaggaaggaaggaaggaaggaaggaaggaaggaaggaaggaaggaaggaaggaaggaaggaaggaaggaaggaaggaaggaaggaaggaaggaaggaaggaaggaaggaaggaaggaaggaaggaagataACACGAAATCCAGCCATGCAGCACAAATCCTCCCGAGCAGCAGGCGGGCTatgctgggctggcagtgccacttTGCCCCACCTCGGCTCCTGGCATCGGCCCATGCCATGCATCAGCCCCCGGCACCATCATGGCCCCGGGCATCCCTGGCGCATCAGGGAGGTGTACAGGTCCTTGTGTGTCCCCCATGAGTGacacaggggctgtgctgggctgtccctgctcccttggGACCAAGGGGATGGGATGCTCTGGCTGTAGCCAGCGGTGAGTGCTGCTCCTTGTGTTCCAGGGACAGGGTCGTGCCAGTGCTGGTCACTGTGGTGGCCCCacatccctgccctctccctTCACCATCCAtgagccctgggcacagcacgGCTTTGCCAAGGGCAGGTGTCCATCCTCAGCCATGCACCAACAGCCCCGTATCGATTCCCATCTCAGAGGCAGTGGCTGGAAACTTCTTCAGGGGCAGGAGAGCGCATCCAGCAGGGACGTGGCAGGGACAGCGAGTGGGCAGGGCCCCTGGGGCCAGCCGCAGCCACCTCCCTCTCCGGGGGAAGGCTGTAACCTCCCTGCTGTCGACAGCTTGATTTGATGCCGTTAAAGCTTTTGCTGGAAGCAGCCTGCATCAGGCACAACATCTGGCACGGCCCTTCCCCGACAGCAGAGCTGGCCTCTGGCACTGCCAGCGGCTCCGGGTGCTGCTGGTGACGAGTGTCCCCTCCCAGGGACAGCCTGGTGCCCGGGTGGCCCACAGGGACATGGGACTGTGGCTTTGGGCATGTGGGATTTCAGCTGGAGCGCTGTTGTTCCCTCTGTGCATCCCCACCTCTGAGTGCCGGTGACTGATCCTTCCCCTCGCACCGTGCGCTTTTGCTCATCCCGACATTGTCCCAGCTGTTTGGAAAATTaacaattaattaataataataattaattaatcacgataattaataataaaggagaaaggggagaaaagctCCCCCTAAAGCTTCAGCACAGGGTCTTCTCAAGCcgatttaatttttcaaaccCACTCCCACACAGCATGAAGGGCTCGTTGCTCCCATTAATTCTCccaccacagcccagggctgccccacagcctggctttgattttcctgcctttgttccagcagcactggcacaggatACCATGCTGTGGTAGGGGCTTTTGCGCCAGCTTTCCAGATTTTTGGACCCATCATTTCCCTGGAATTTAGGCTTTAGCTGCATGCAGTTTCCCACAAAACCTGCAAGATGCACCTGCAATATGTGGCAGTGACATGGAAAACATCCCAGAAAGGGATGGGGAACAGGGAGGGATGAGGTGCTGGGCTGGTGTGGGTGGCACTGAGCCTGGCTGCGGTGGTGCCCGAGGGCACTGTGTGATTGGTGCATGCCTGAGCACCTGGTGTTTGTGGAAATAGAATTAAATAAAGCCCCATGTGCATGTAGACCCCAAAAAGGTGCTGAGGTGTTACTGGTGGGTGCTGCAAGGAAAAGGGCCGATCTGGGACCTGTCAAACCAGCAGTGTGGTTTATGTGGCTGTGGCACTGGACCGTGTGGTGTTTGACATGTTGTGGCAGTGGCATGAGGGTGATGGagggacatgtggggacacaCATGAATCCATATCCCAGCTCAAGGCTGCCTGGCACCACAGGGaagtgtgccaggagctgggctcagACAGATACTGCCAGCACCCTGTGCCCTCCTCTCATTACACTCATTGCCTTGATGGGAGCTGAGGGGACAGCACTGTTGTCACCACTGTGTCACTGCcaagggagcagcactggggatgTCCCTGGACAGCCACAGACCCTAACCCAGGCTGACAAATCTCTGTCTCATCCAGGCTTGTGTGCACCCCAGTACCTTCAGCCCACGGGTACTGAGGACAGGCAGGATGCGCCCCGTGCCACCACGCTCTTCATTAGCCCCCACAAGCCACTTGACTGCCTTAAGAGCTCAAACCAGTgacccaggtgtgtccctgctcccagagccagcGGGCTGAGGAAATGGGGAGCTTTAGTGACGATGGTGGCAAGGAGCTCAGTAATGACGGCTGCTGGCGGGAGCAGACAGCTTCCAGATGGCATCGCGCCGGGGCAGGGGGATCGCTGGGGCCGGGGGGGCTGCGGGAGGCAGCAGCCGGCAGAGACGGGCAGAGCCAGCAAGTTGAAATGACTTTTTTTGCAGCAGAGCCTGCGGTTCTGGCCCTCTGCGCTGCTGCTTCCAGTAATTAGCCCAATAATTAAAAAGAATGGCGATAAGAGGGGTGTGCAGAGGCGCTCGCAGGATCTCAGCATCCCTGGGGAGGTGTGTGAGAAGGGCGGGAGTGATTTGTGCATGTGAGGGGTGGTGGATGTGTGAAACACAAAGCAGAGGGACCCCAACATGTTGTGGGGGGTCACTGCACCAGGTGAccaggcagggagggatgagcagcttcagcagcagggacaggagggtggCTGAGCCCACTGAAGATGGGGAGGAGGCAACCAGCCCCCAGCATGCTCCTGCCCATGGGCACCGTGCTGCCATGCAGGGAGAGGGGATAGAGGAGGATGCAGGACGCTGCAAGGTGGGGGTGCAGCACCCAGGCAGCGTGATGCAGGGAGACACAGCACCATGCAGAGTGATGCGAGGTGACACAgagccagctgctgccagccggGGCGGCGCAGTGCACACGGATGGGATGCAGGGCAATGGGATGCCACACGGGGCAATGAGATGCAGGGCAATGCAAGCCAATGCAATGCAGGGCAGCATGATGCAGGGAGATGAAATGTAAGGTGCTGTGGTGCAGGGTGATGTGAGGTGAGGTAGGAGGAGGTGGTGCAGGGCAATGCAGTTCAGGGGGATGCAATGCAAGGCAACACAATGCAGGGAGTCAAAATGGAAAGTGATGTGATGCAGGATGAGGCAAAGCAATGTGATGCAGGGTGATGCGAATCAGGGTGATGAAATGCAGGGCAAATCTGGGTGATGCAGTTCGGGGTGATGCAAGGCAACAAGATGCAGGGAGGTGAAACACGAGGTGAGGCGTTGGAGAGCAGTGCAAGGCCACGCAGGCAATTCAATGCACCACGGGGTGATACCAGACAATGCAGGGCAGTGAGAGGTGATGCAGCATCGcgtgctgtgctccagggcagcTGTGAGATGATGCCcagtggggcagtgcccagcagctgAGGTGAGGCTAGGCGAGGCAGTAATGTCCCCATGGTGCAGGTGACACTGGCCCTCTCGGACCCTGGGCCACCGCGGTGGCGACGCTTCATTTGAATTCTCGCCTCTCTCTCTTCGCAGATAACGAGCCCGCGCCATGCAGTCCTTTCGAGAAAGGTGtggtttccatggcaaccagcaGAGCTACCAGCCGACTTCACAAGATACATCACGCCTGGAGAATTACAGGCATCAAAGTCAGGCAGGGCCGAACTGCGAGCGGCAGAGGCTGGTGGCGAAGGAGTACTAcagtcagcagcagctgccctaCGCGGGCTATGAGAACAGCGCCGTGGAGAAATACCACCGGGGAAACAAGCAATTAgcggggcagcagctgcagggcaggccAGCCTTTTCCAATTACACTGTGCAGGAGAACAGCCCTTATCCGGCCCGGTATTCCGGGGACGAGAGCCTGCAGGCGTGGGGTGGCCAGCCACAGGCACTGCCCGGCGGCGTGGCCAAGTATGAGGACAACCTGATGAAGAAGACAGTGGCGTTGGCGGGTGGGCGGCCGTACCATGAGCCGGCGGCCACCTCGCTGCCCTTCCGGACTCACTTccagcagcagccgcagcagcagcagcagcaacagcagcagcagcagccgcccGCGCTCCCCTACCCCAAGCTGCAGCGGCAGAAACTGCCCAACGATGTCTCCTCACCCATGCCCTTCTCACAGAGCCCTCACTTCGGGCAGCACTCCCAGtccttccctgcctcctccaCCTACTCCTCGGTGCCGGGGGGCAGCCAGCCGGCACACTCCTACAAGAGCTGCACGGCGCCCTCGGGGCAGCCGCCGCTGGAGCGGCCCCTGGGTAGCgctgccagcctggcccccGGCCCCCGTGTGCCCAACCTGCACGGCTACCAGCCCAACCGCATTGGCTACGAGCAGCCCCCACagccgccgccgcagcccccgCAGCCGCCACCgccacagcccccacagccaccgcagcccccgcagcccccaCAGCCCATGCAGGGGCGGCATCACGCCTCAGAGACCCTCCactaccaaaacctggccaaGTACCAACATTACAACCAGCCTGGCCAGACCTACTGCCAGGGCGATGCGCCGCCCGTCCGGACGCCGGAGCAgtactaccagaccttcagcCCCAGCGCCAGCCACTCGCCGGCTCGCTCCGTCGGCAGGTCCCCGTCCTACAGCTCCACTCCTTCCCCTCTGATGCCCAACCTGGAGAACTTCCAATACAGCCAGCAGCCCCTGAGTGCTGGTGCCTTCCCGGCCGGCATTGCTGACCACAGCCATTTCATGCCGCTGCTGAACCCTTCTCCCACTGACGGGACGAGCCCCGACACTCAATCTGGGAACTGCAAAAACTTGCAGAAGGAGAAGCTGCCCGAAAACCTGCTGTCAGACCTGAGCCTGCAGAGCCTGACAGCACTCACCTCCCAGGTGGAGAACATCTCCAACActgtccagcagctgctgctctccaaagctgctgtgccccagaAAAAGGGCATCAAGACGCCAGCAAGGACCCCTGAGCAGCTCAAGGGGCAGCACTGCAGTCCTGAGAGCAGCACCTACTCGGCAGAGCAGGTGGGGACCCCCCTGTCCGACCCACTGAGCACCCCCCAGTCTGTCCACGCTGAGACACAGGACACTGACTATCTCAGTGGGTCAGAGGACCAGCTGGAGAGGAGTTTCCTGTACTGCAACCAGAACCGCAGCCCTGCACGAGTCAACAGCAACTCCAAGGCAAAGCCTGAGTCAGTGTCCACCTGCTCTGTGACCTCCCCAGACGACATGTCCACCAAATCAGATGACTCTTTCCAGAGCATCCACGCCACCCTGCCCCTGGAGACCTTCACCAAGTATGTGAGCAATGAACGGGACTGCCCTCGACTGCTCCTCAGCGCCCTgtcccaggaggagctggctTCTGAGATCATCGTCCTGCAGGATGCCATCAGTGAGAAGGCAGACAAAGCCTGGGCCAACTTGCCCATGCTGGGCAAGGAGACCACCAAGTCCCCCTTCCAGATGGAGAACCACCGGCCCAGCCTGGACTCCATGGTGAAAGGTGCCTGGCCCAGCCAGGGTGACTCCAGCACGCTCACTGAGCCCCTCAAGCTGGACAAAGCTTCAGGGGCCAGCACAGGGAAGGACTTTAGTGAGGAGGTGTACAAGGGTCCCCAGGTGGAGTTTCCAGCCACCGAAAGCAAGGATGTGCTGAAGGACGCTGCCCCACTGGCCTTCAACTCCAAGCCCAGCATCCCAGCAGCGACCTCAAGCGCGGGAGCCACTGGCTACAGCTGCTACTCAAACACCACCGCCAACTCGGTGGCGTCCGAGAATGCCATGGAGCATTTTGagtggccggaggagagcctGGGTGAGGCCTGCCTGCGGTGGAAGGATCTCCAGGCCACCGACCTCCCCAAGGGCTTGTTTCCCAGCAAATTGGTGAGCTcctgcaaggagaaaaaaaacgCCTGCGGCTTGGACCTGTGCGATGGAGAGCAGCCAGCCAAGAGTGAGCCGGTCCAGGACTTTGGCCAGCAGgtgatggaggaggaggaggagacacTGACCTATGATGAAGCAACAAAGGCAGACAGCGAAAGGTGGCTGCAGGACACCCGGCActgctgctcagctggggaCTTTAGTGAGATCCCCATCATCTCCTCGCCGGATCTGAAGGAGTCAGACCTGGAGGCAGAGGAGTACTCCTCACTCTGTGAGCTGGCTGGCTCGGAGCAGAAGTCAGTGACATACGATGCCTCACCACCAAAGCCCCCGGAGATGCCAGCTGTGCTGTCCTCCAGCGAGGTGCCCGTGTCTGCCGAGGAGACCGTCAGCACAGTGGAGAAGGAGAGCTCAGCTCCCACCCCACGCCTCTCTGGCCAGTCTGTCATCCTCCTGGGCCCTGCTGTGGGCACGGAGACCAAGGTGAAAAGCTGGTTCAaatcctccctgccccacatccAGCCTGAGGAGGAGAATGGCGGAGGGGAGACATCCCACCTGGAGGCGGCCGATGCTGAATCCACCTCATCGGTCATGGTGAAGCAGCAACTCACGCCAGAAAATGTGCTGGGAAAGATGGAGCCTGTGTCACGGGGCAAGAGCCTCCGCAACAAGAGGGTCCACTGCCGGCTGCCAGAGGGGGATGGCCCCAGCAGCACCGTGCTGAGTCCCTTCGAtgagctgccagcagccagcagtgtGGCCGGCGCCTGCCTGGGGCCAGACGGACAGACAGAGGTACCGAGCAAGAGCGCCCAGAGCCAAACACCGCGGTTTCCAGCCGAGGGGCTGCCAGCACGCATGTGCACCCGCTCCTTCACCGCCCTGGCCGAGCCCCGTGCCCCTGCCCCGCTGGAGGGACTGAAGGCCCCCACGCACCAGGAGAAGCTGGGGAAGAAACCCGGCTGCAGCGTGAAGCAGCGGGTGGCTTTCAAAACCAGGAAGCGCAACAGCCGGCCGGCCCCCAGGGTGGTCCAAAACGCCAGCGATGCCACCCTCCTGGTGCCCGGCTTGGTGGTGGCGGAGGAGGTGGCAGGGCCGACACCGCTGGAGGGGGACGCGGTGGAAGCCGGGGAGAGGGACCAGCGGTCGATGATCCTGCGCTCCCGCACAAAGACACAGGAGGTTTTCTACACCAAGCGGCAAAGGGGCAAGCGGGCAGCTGACGTCCGGCTGAAGAACTGCAAGGCCCCCAAGAAGCTCATATCCAACAACCACCTCCCATCTGCTTTCAAGCTGCCAGCGCCGGGCAGCCCCCACAAGGAGGGCAAGGTGGGTGCCCGGATGAAGCTGCCCAAGGCAGGGCCGGGCGTGGGGGGCAAGATGTCAGAGCGGCCGCTGCACTCACTGAAGAGGAAGTCCACTTTCATCTCCCCCATCCCCACCAAGAAGAGGAACCTGGTCCTGCGGAGCAACAGCGGTGGCGTGAAGGAGGAGAAGCCAGAGGGTCCCCCCAGCCTCTTCAAGAAGATGCCGGTGGCCAAGAAGGTGAAAGCCAAGCTGCCCACCAAGAGCTCTGGCGAAGCCATCCTGAAGCCCCCGCTGCCGAAGGAGGCCCCTGATGTCTGCATCAAGATCACCTCCCGGGCGGCCTTCCAGGAGGCCACCAAGACCAAAGTGCTGCCTCCCCGCAAGGGCCGTGGCCTCAAGCTGGAAGCCATCGTCCAGAAGATCACCTCCCCCAACCTGAAGAAGTTCACCTGCAaaccagcagccacagcagtggCAGCCACAGTAGCTGCCTATGGCTCCTCCCTGAGCCCGGCTGGGGCGGAGCGGGTGGTGAAGCACAGTGGGCTGGCTGTGGCAGTGGGCGATGCGaggctgcccaggctgggggcGGCACAGAAGGTGCCCACGATGCCGGTGGCTGAGCCGCTCTGCCGGAACCCCAATGGCCGAGCACCAAAGGGGAAGCCGGGTGGTGGGAAGAAGCTGCCCCATGACGGCTGCCAGGGGGAGGCTTGTGGGTCAACGCCAGGGACCCAGTCCAGCCCCAATATGGTTGCCAAAAACATGGGGCTCCTGCCCAAGAAGAGGAACCGCAAGGGCAAAGCAGCAGCGCTGGGCATGGCCAAGGCACCCCTGAGCCCTGCACTGGCACCACCGCTGCCCCGGGAGCGCGTAGCCGGCCCGGGTGGTGCGGAGGAGGCGCCTCGGGAGAAGAAACCAAAGACTGaggagaaggaggcggggagcAGCGACGGCCCTGCGGAGGGGCGCTCCGCCGCCGGGCCGGCGCGGGGCCCGAAGCCGCGGGCCAACCACTCCAACTACAACGGCTACTCCAAGCGGCAGCGGAAGCGCCTGGGCCACGGCAAGGCCAAGGCGGTGCCGGCGCGCTGCAAGAGCCGCGggaagcggcggcggcagccccAGCAGGCCCCGCTGCTGCACCCCGCCGAGCCCGAGATCCGCCTCAAGTACATCTCCTGCAAGCGGCTGCGGGCGGACAGCCGCGCCCCGCCCTTCGCACCCTACGTCCGCGTGGAGCGGCGCGGAGACTTCACCACCGCCTGCACCGTCGTCAACTCGCCCGGCGACGAGGCGCGGCTGCAGCGGGGACCGGCCGGGCcggcgccgcggccgcgggcggcgctGCCCGCCTCCTCCACCATGCACATGGGGCCGGTGGTGTCGAAGGCGCTGAGCGCCGCGTGCCTCGTCTGCTGCCTCTGCCGCAACCCCGCCAACTACAAGGACCTGGGGGACCTCTGCGGGCCCTACTACCCCGAGGACTGCCTGCCCAAGAAGAAATCCCGGCTGAAGGAGAAGGCGCGGGCGGACGGGCCGGGCGAGGACTCGGCCGTGCCCGAGCGGGCGGCCCGTGGGCCTGAGGGCGGCTGCGGGAAGGCGGCGCGGCCTGAGGCGGCCGCCGAGGCAGCCAAGCAGAGCTCGCTGCGCTCCAGCCCGCGGGGCATGTTCCGTCGGCTGCAGAGCTGCTACTGCTGTGACGAGAGGACAGAGGGCGAGGAGGCGGCCGAAAAGCCCCGGCGGCACGAATGTCACAAGGGCGAGTCCCCGCCGCAGGAGCCGGCGGGCGACACGCAGGAGCACTGGCTGCA contains:
- the RAI1 gene encoding retinoic acid-induced protein 1, with product MQSFRERCGFHGNQQSYQPTSQDTSRLENYRHQSQAGPNCERQRLVAKEYYSQQQLPYAGYENSAVEKYHRGNKQLAGQQLQGRPAFSNYTVQENSPYPARYSGDESLQAWGGQPQALPGGVAKYEDNLMKKTVALAGGRPYHEPAATSLPFRTHFQQQPQQQQQQQQQQQPPALPYPKLQRQKLPNDVSSPMPFSQSPHFGQHSQSFPASSTYSSVPGGSQPAHSYKSCTAPSGQPPLERPLGSAASLAPGPRVPNLHGYQPNRIGYEQPPQPPPQPPQPPPPQPPQPPQPPQPPQPMQGRHHASETLHYQNLAKYQHYNQPGQTYCQGDAPPVRTPEQYYQTFSPSASHSPARSVGRSPSYSSTPSPLMPNLENFQYSQQPLSAGAFPAGIADHSHFMPLLNPSPTDGTSPDTQSGNCKNLQKEKLPENLLSDLSLQSLTALTSQVENISNTVQQLLLSKAAVPQKKGIKTPARTPEQLKGQHCSPESSTYSAEQVGTPLSDPLSTPQSVHAETQDTDYLSGSEDQLERSFLYCNQNRSPARVNSNSKAKPESVSTCSVTSPDDMSTKSDDSFQSIHATLPLETFTKYVSNERDCPRLLLSALSQEELASEIIVLQDAISEKADKAWANLPMLGKETTKSPFQMENHRPSLDSMVKGAWPSQGDSSTLTEPLKLDKASGASTGKDFSEEVYKGPQVEFPATESKDVLKDAAPLAFNSKPSIPAATSSAGATGYSCYSNTTANSVASENAMEHFEWPEESLGEACLRWKDLQATDLPKGLFPSKLVSSCKEKKNACGLDLCDGEQPAKSEPVQDFGQQVMEEEEETLTYDEATKADSERWLQDTRHCCSAGDFSEIPIISSPDLKESDLEAEEYSSLCELAGSEQKSVTYDASPPKPPEMPAVLSSSEVPVSAEETVSTVEKESSAPTPRLSGQSVILLGPAVGTETKVKSWFKSSLPHIQPEEENGGGETSHLEAADAESTSSVMVKQQLTPENVLGKMEPVSRGKSLRNKRVHCRLPEGDGPSSTVLSPFDELPAASSVAGACLGPDGQTEVPSKSAQSQTPRFPAEGLPARMCTRSFTALAEPRAPAPLEGLKAPTHQEKLGKKPGCSVKQRVAFKTRKRNSRPAPRVVQNASDATLLVPGLVVAEEVAGPTPLEGDAVEAGERDQRSMILRSRTKTQEVFYTKRQRGKRAADVRLKNCKAPKKLISNNHLPSAFKLPAPGSPHKEGKVGARMKLPKAGPGVGGKMSERPLHSLKRKSTFISPIPTKKRNLVLRSNSGGVKEEKPEGPPSLFKKMPVAKKVKAKLPTKSSGEAILKPPLPKEAPDVCIKITSRAAFQEATKTKVLPPRKGRGLKLEAIVQKITSPNLKKFTCKPAATAVAATVAAYGSSLSPAGAERVVKHSGLAVAVGDARLPRLGAAQKVPTMPVAEPLCRNPNGRAPKGKPGGGKKLPHDGCQGEACGSTPGTQSSPNMVAKNMGLLPKKRNRKGKAAALGMAKAPLSPALAPPLPRERVAGPGGAEEAPREKKPKTEEKEAGSSDGPAEGRSAAGPARGPKPRANHSNYNGYSKRQRKRLGHGKAKAVPARCKSRGKRRRQPQQAPLLHPAEPEIRLKYISCKRLRADSRAPPFAPYVRVERRGDFTTACTVVNSPGDEARLQRGPAGPAPRPRAALPASSTMHMGPVVSKALSAACLVCCLCRNPANYKDLGDLCGPYYPEDCLPKKKSRLKEKARADGPGEDSAVPERAARGPEGGCGKAARPEAAAEAAKQSSLRSSPRGMFRRLQSCYCCDERTEGEEAAEKPRRHECHKGESPPQEPAGDTQEHWLHEACAVWTAGVFLVAGKLYGLQEAVKAAADLKCSSCQQAGATVGCCQKGCPHTYHYACAIDTGCLLTEESFSLRCPKHKRQPV